The following coding sequences lie in one Desulfobacterales bacterium genomic window:
- a CDS encoding Calx-beta domain-containing protein has protein sequence MVTTLNVNSDLNTVLPGEGYDGVVRISIGGLYGTGALLYDGQAILTVAHLIEGNDLSTGSVLFDAAAGLVSYQISDALIHPEYDPADANSDLALLWLTDSVPADIDRYALYHQQPEPGQIFTMVGYGLQGTGLAGTVPAIVSEPVRIKAQNTMDGDAGDLKLSLGSTMAWSPVSESLWVSDFDSGFSGEDALGEWLSYSHTGLGANEGLIAPGDSGGPAFIDGQIAGVADYTASLSTSDFSPDIDDASNSSFGEIAFWQNISYFDDWIDQSLRAHYPDAPSCAGEVQKTISEGDAGTSLVYFLVEFNGERDSGDQILSVDYRTLDGTAKAGDDFIGTQGTLLLYENEYQAVIPVEVIGDNLEEPDEIFYLEISNPVGGSFSDGQITLTAQRTIIDDDWA, from the coding sequence ATGGTTACAACGCTCAATGTTAATAGCGATCTTAATACGGTACTGCCCGGCGAGGGCTACGATGGTGTAGTGCGTATATCGATCGGCGGCTTGTATGGCACAGGGGCCTTGCTCTATGATGGGCAGGCGATATTAACTGTAGCGCACTTGATAGAAGGTAATGATTTATCGACGGGAAGTGTGCTTTTTGATGCGGCTGCCGGCCTGGTAAGCTATCAGATTTCTGATGCGTTGATTCATCCGGAATATGATCCCGCTGATGCCAACTCTGATTTGGCTTTGTTGTGGCTGACTGATTCAGTGCCTGCGGATATAGACCGCTATGCTTTGTACCATCAGCAGCCTGAACCAGGCCAAATATTTACAATGGTGGGCTATGGCCTGCAGGGCACCGGTCTGGCGGGTACGGTGCCGGCAATTGTCAGTGAGCCTGTTCGAATCAAGGCGCAAAATACCATGGATGGTGATGCGGGAGACTTGAAATTGAGCCTTGGCTCTACCATGGCATGGTCTCCGGTTTCTGAATCCCTCTGGGTATCTGATTTTGACAGCGGCTTTTCCGGTGAGGATGCGCTCGGCGAGTGGCTGTCGTATTCACATACGGGCCTGGGGGCGAATGAGGGACTGATTGCGCCCGGGGATAGTGGCGGGCCTGCCTTTATTGACGGTCAAATCGCAGGGGTGGCTGATTATACGGCAAGTTTAAGTACCTCAGATTTTTCTCCTGATATTGATGATGCGTCTAACAGCAGCTTTGGGGAGATTGCTTTCTGGCAAAACATATCTTATTTTGATGACTGGATTGATCAGTCTCTGCGCGCGCATTATCCGGATGCCCCGAGTTGTGCAGGTGAGGTCCAGAAGACCATCTCAGAAGGCGATGCGGGAACAAGTCTGGTTTATTTTCTGGTTGAGTTCAATGGGGAACGCGACTCGGGAGATCAAATTCTGAGTGTCGATTATCGGACATTAGATGGAACGGCAAAAGCCGGCGATGATTTTATTGGCACTCAGGGCACATTATTATTGTATGAGAATGAATATCAGGCCGTCATTCCCGTGGAAGTGATCGGGGATAACCTGGAAGAGCCGGATGAAATTTTTTACCTTGAGATCAGCAATCCTGTTGGTGGATCGTTTTCGGACGGGCAAATCACACTCACTGCACAACGAACGATTATAGATGATGATTGGGCGTAG
- a CDS encoding Bax inhibitor-1/YccA family protein, with the protein METFPLKSTQAQVQVNEFVRSVYNWMAIGLALTGFVAFYVSNSETMLSLIFGNKLVFFGLIIGELALVFSISARVHKMQASTATGLFVLYAALNGATLSAIFLAYTRSSIASTFFICAGTFIACSVYGSTTKRDLTSMGGFMMMGLIGIVIASVVNIFLKSSGMSMIISYIGVIVFVGLTAYDTQKIKMMAATQPADLEAGAIRKGAILGALSLYLDFINLFLMLLRIFGGNRE; encoded by the coding sequence ATGGAAACTTTTCCACTCAAAAGCACACAGGCACAGGTTCAGGTCAATGAATTTGTCCGAAGTGTATACAACTGGATGGCGATCGGCCTTGCGTTAACCGGATTTGTGGCCTTTTACGTATCCAACAGCGAAACCATGCTGAGCCTGATATTCGGCAATAAGCTTGTGTTTTTCGGACTGATCATCGGGGAGCTGGCCCTGGTTTTTTCCATCAGCGCCCGGGTTCATAAAATGCAGGCGTCTACCGCCACCGGGCTCTTTGTGCTGTACGCCGCCCTGAACGGGGCAACGCTGTCTGCCATATTTCTTGCCTACACAAGAAGCTCCATTGCATCAACCTTTTTCATCTGTGCGGGCACATTTATCGCATGCAGTGTTTACGGATCGACCACGAAACGGGATCTGACCTCCATGGGCGGTTTCATGATGATGGGCCTGATCGGCATTGTCATCGCCTCTGTGGTGAACATCTTTCTCAAAAGCAGCGGCATGAGCATGATCATCAGCTACATCGGAGTCATTGTGTTTGTCGGATTAACCGCCTACGATACCCAGAAAATCAAAATGATGGCGGCCACTCAACCGGCTGACCTGGAAGCCGGGGCTATCCGAAAAGGGGCAATTCTGGGGGCGTTGAGCCTGTATCTGGATTTTATCAACCTGTTCCTGATGCTGCTGAGGATATTCGGCGGGAATCGGGAGTAA
- the xseA gene encoding exodeoxyribonuclease VII large subunit: protein MILNDNHSANRILTVSEFTSDIKRLLEAHYPLIWLTGEISNFRMPVSGHYYFTLKDEQAQISSVMFRGQNRSMKFQPEDGLHVTGLGRISVYEPRGTYQVIFEYLEPKGIGALQVAFEQLKKRLGEEGLFDDQYKKPLPFLPRKITVITSPTGAVVHDIINVVTRRCPNIHLEVIPVRVQGKGADIEIVRAIALMNCHASSDLAILARGGGSLEDLQAFNSEIVARAVFASQIPIISAIGHETDFSISDFVADLRAPTPSAAAELAVPVRQELELKIKGLSSLLSATFDRCVERIRSRLTDMTDRLVHPGKKIQDSRIRIDDYTSRMIRSFRHIERQKAQYLSWNIDRLLSNNPAKSISYWHGKLDQLTGNLVHAIRTYLNRKKMMLREKSSILEALNPVAILSRGYSITRTMPGAVVVRHADDVSIDQNLEVILSKGSLVCRVEGKTPNGEKDV from the coding sequence GTGATTTTAAACGATAATCATTCAGCAAACCGCATACTGACCGTTTCAGAATTCACATCTGATATCAAGCGTCTGCTTGAAGCACATTATCCGCTGATCTGGTTGACCGGTGAAATATCCAATTTCAGAATGCCTGTTTCCGGGCATTATTATTTTACATTAAAAGATGAACAGGCCCAGATCAGTTCGGTCATGTTTCGGGGCCAGAACCGCAGCATGAAATTTCAGCCGGAAGATGGACTTCATGTTACCGGACTGGGTCGAATCAGTGTGTATGAACCCCGGGGAACCTATCAGGTTATATTTGAATATCTCGAACCCAAAGGCATCGGAGCGCTCCAGGTTGCTTTTGAACAGTTAAAAAAGCGTCTCGGCGAGGAAGGACTTTTTGATGATCAATATAAAAAGCCCCTGCCGTTTCTTCCCCGAAAAATTACTGTCATTACGTCCCCTACCGGTGCCGTGGTTCATGATATTATCAATGTCGTCACCCGGCGTTGTCCAAATATTCATCTTGAAGTCATACCGGTCAGAGTTCAGGGAAAGGGCGCTGATATTGAAATTGTCAGGGCCATTGCGCTGATGAATTGCCACGCCTCTTCAGATCTGGCCATACTGGCCCGGGGGGGCGGATCTCTGGAAGATCTCCAGGCCTTTAATTCCGAAATAGTGGCCCGTGCGGTATTTGCCTCTCAAATCCCGATTATTTCTGCAATCGGACATGAAACCGATTTCAGTATTTCCGATTTTGTTGCAGACCTCAGGGCCCCTACTCCCTCAGCTGCTGCAGAGCTGGCTGTCCCGGTCAGGCAGGAGCTTGAACTTAAAATCAAGGGGTTATCCTCCCTGCTTTCGGCAACATTTGACCGATGTGTTGAACGGATCAGATCCCGGCTGACCGACATGACGGATCGACTGGTTCACCCGGGGAAAAAAATTCAGGATTCACGGATTCGGATCGATGATTACACGTCACGGATGATCCGATCGTTCAGGCACATTGAAAGGCAGAAAGCGCAATATCTTTCCTGGAATATTGACCGGCTGCTTTCAAATAATCCTGCAAAAAGCATATCATACTGGCATGGAAAACTGGACCAGTTGACCGGGAACCTTGTGCATGCTATCCGCACGTATCTCAATCGTAAAAAAATGATGCTCCGTGAAAAGTCTTCTATACTGGAAGCCTTGAATCCGGTTGCCATCCTCTCAAGAGGATACAGCATTACCAGGACGATGCCTGGCGCTGTCGTTGTCAGACACGCAGATGATGTCTCTATCGATCAGAATCTTGAAGTTATTCTTTCAAAAGGGTCTCTCGTATGCCGGGTAGAAGGGAAAACACCAAATGGCGAAAAAGACGTTTGA
- a CDS encoding type II toxin-antitoxin system HicB family antitoxin — protein sequence MKLKIVLEPSDEGGYTVYVPGLPGCISEGNTRKEAMINIKEAIELYLEPVEDDLTLPPGHEIMEIAV from the coding sequence ATGAAATTAAAAATTGTTCTGGAACCGAGTGATGAGGGCGGTTACACTGTTTATGTCCCAGGCCTTCCGGGATGTATCAGCGAGGGAAACACCAGAAAGGAGGCCATGATAAATATAAAGGAAGCTATAGAGCTATATCTGGAACCGGTGGAGGACGATCTCACCTTACCCCCTGGCCATGAGATTATGGAAATTGCCGTATGA
- a CDS encoding type II toxin-antitoxin system PemK/MazF family toxin, which translates to MAMVIKRFDVYLINLDPTVGAEIQKTRPCLVISPDEMNRHIRTVIIAPMTSADKDYPTRIPCTFKKKKGQIVLDQIRTIDKIRLVKKFGTIDSKAQAEVISALQRLFAF; encoded by the coding sequence ATGGCAATGGTAATTAAGCGCTTCGATGTCTATTTAATAAATCTGGATCCGACTGTTGGCGCTGAAATACAAAAAACCAGACCGTGCCTGGTAATTTCACCTGACGAGATGAACCGTCATATCCGTACTGTTATAATAGCCCCGATGACTTCTGCCGATAAGGATTATCCGACTCGAATACCATGCACATTTAAAAAGAAAAAAGGTCAAATCGTTTTAGATCAGATACGTACGATCGATAAAATCCGATTAGTAAAAAAATTTGGTACGATCGATTCCAAAGCCCAGGCAGAAGTCATATCGGCTTTGCAACGATTGTTCGCTTTTTAA
- the xseB gene encoding exodeoxyribonuclease VII small subunit — translation MAKKTFEQLMKHFEQIVQELESEGLPLEKALKKFEEGVRVSKLCSEQLDEIEQKITLLTKDQAGEIVEKPFFSEVDDDMDIPDDKAL, via the coding sequence ATGGCGAAAAAGACGTTTGAACAATTAATGAAGCATTTTGAGCAAATTGTTCAGGAACTGGAATCTGAAGGCCTGCCGCTTGAAAAAGCATTAAAAAAATTTGAGGAAGGTGTCAGGGTTTCAAAACTATGTTCGGAACAACTGGATGAGATTGAACAGAAGATTACCCTGCTGACGAAAGATCAGGCCGGCGAAATCGTTGAAAAACCATTTTTTTCGGAGGTTGACGACGATATGGACATTCCTGATGACAAGGCGTTATAA
- a CDS encoding glycosyltransferase family 2 protein, whose amino-acid sequence MNPVVEVILSTYNGAENVSAQIDSILNQTYKTWRLIIRDDRSSDQTPDLIKQYGKKNPEKIFIEINDGCRAGASAGFGKLLDQSSSDYVMFCDQDDIWLPDKIEITLKEMLTVETRVGKDTPVLVHTDLKVADKNLNIISDSFWRYQNICPEYREKLHHLLNQNVVTGCTVMINRRLRNLACPIPQGAMMHDWWIALVAAAFGNISHIAQPTVLYRQHGNNAVGAKHWGLPFLIERAIDSDGNVKISLLRAQAQARAFVERFAGRLSPEQAQLVRCYGQLSTYPYLLRLCYIFRYRFFKIGFLRNIGLILKI is encoded by the coding sequence ATGAATCCAGTTGTTGAAGTTATTCTGTCCACGTATAACGGTGCCGAAAATGTATCGGCCCAGATTGATTCAATTTTAAACCAGACATACAAAACCTGGCGTCTGATCATAAGAGATGACCGCTCTTCAGATCAAACGCCTGATCTAATAAAACAATATGGAAAAAAAAATCCTGAAAAAATTTTCATAGAAATTAACGATGGATGCCGGGCAGGGGCGTCGGCAGGTTTTGGAAAACTTTTGGATCAGTCTTCTTCTGATTATGTCATGTTTTGTGATCAGGATGATATCTGGCTGCCTGATAAAATTGAAATAACCCTCAAAGAGATGCTAACCGTTGAAACCAGGGTTGGCAAAGATACCCCTGTTCTGGTCCACACCGATCTTAAGGTTGCAGATAAAAACCTGAATATTATCTCGGATTCTTTTTGGAGATATCAGAATATATGTCCTGAATACCGGGAGAAACTTCATCACCTGCTCAATCAAAACGTAGTGACCGGCTGCACCGTGATGATCAATCGAAGATTGCGGAATTTGGCATGCCCCATCCCCCAGGGGGCCATGATGCACGACTGGTGGATTGCGCTTGTTGCTGCTGCGTTTGGAAATATCAGCCATATTGCCCAACCGACCGTACTCTATCGACAGCACGGTAATAACGCCGTGGGGGCAAAACACTGGGGGCTGCCTTTTTTAATTGAACGGGCTATCGATTCTGATGGAAACGTGAAAATATCTTTGTTACGGGCTCAAGCGCAGGCAAGGGCGTTTGTCGAGAGATTTGCTGGCAGACTTTCCCCGGAACAGGCCCAACTTGTCAGGTGTTACGGACAGTTATCAACCTATCCTTATCTGCTGAGACTTTGCTATATTTTCAGATATCGTTTCTTCAAGATTGGATTTTTAAGAAATATAGGCCTGATCCTGAAAATTTGA
- a CDS encoding type II toxin-antitoxin system HicA family toxin, which translates to MAKLKVLSGTDVCKILSDHEFTEIRRKGSHVIMQKKIHDGTITVPVPDHKKIRKGTLQSIIRQAKLPRKEFELPANG; encoded by the coding sequence TTGGCTAAACTAAAGGTCCTGTCAGGTACAGATGTATGTAAAATTTTATCTGATCATGAATTTACGGAAATACGAAGAAAAGGCAGCCATGTAATTATGCAAAAGAAAATACATGACGGGACAATTACAGTGCCGGTGCCCGATCATAAAAAAATTCGAAAAGGAACCCTGCAATCAATAATCAGGCAGGCAAAATTACCCCGGAAAGAATTTGAATTACCTGCCAACGGATAA
- a CDS encoding type II toxin-antitoxin system HicA family toxin, translating to MTKVPSLGYEKLRRALQRDGWVVVRQKGSHIRLQKNLQDEVLKLTIPVHRPIKRSTLSHILKQARISVDRLLELV from the coding sequence ATGACGAAGGTACCGAGTTTAGGATATGAAAAGTTAAGAAGAGCGTTGCAACGTGATGGATGGGTAGTTGTCCGCCAGAAGGGAAGTCATATTCGACTTCAGAAAAATTTACAGGACGAGGTTCTTAAACTGACAATTCCTGTGCATCGTCCCATCAAGAGATCCACACTGTCGCATATATTAAAACAAGCTCGTATCTCAGTTGATAGACTTCTTGAGCTGGTGTAA
- a CDS encoding glycosyltransferase family 2 protein produces MKSNNYIFDIIIVNYNSTSYLIKNLETIYAHIGHLAVHIVILDNNSRDDADRIATLFPQVTFIKNSVNMGFARAVNLGLKAGKAPYVVLLNPDSIVLDNFFVRVLAYMEKKPDIGIIGPRILEKDGSVQGSARSFPNALTGLFGRTSIISKWFPNNRFTRKNILTQKSNGLNPVEVDWVSGACMVVRRKAIETAGMMDERFFMYWEDADWCRQMWKNGWKVVYYPQTSLTHYVGKSSEEKPIQSLIHFHVSGYRLFEKYATGVYRLSMPVVIGCLGFRCGGKLLMRVGKDFGKNIFLCLTCLLIRLPCRISRQIRKAFAG; encoded by the coding sequence ATGAAATCCAATAATTATATATTTGATATCATTATTGTTAATTATAACAGCACCAGTTATCTGATAAAAAATCTTGAAACCATTTATGCCCATATCGGGCATCTGGCTGTTCATATCGTGATATTAGATAATAACTCCAGAGATGATGCTGATCGAATTGCTACCTTGTTTCCTCAGGTAACATTTATTAAAAACAGCGTTAATATGGGGTTTGCCAGAGCGGTCAATCTTGGGTTGAAGGCTGGAAAAGCGCCGTACGTGGTTTTATTAAATCCGGATTCCATCGTGCTGGATAATTTTTTTGTCCGGGTTCTGGCGTATATGGAGAAAAAACCCGATATCGGAATAATCGGCCCCAGAATCCTGGAAAAAGACGGATCCGTTCAAGGCTCTGCCAGATCCTTCCCAAATGCCCTCACGGGATTGTTCGGACGTACGTCAATTATCAGCAAATGGTTTCCAAATAATCGGTTTACGCGTAAAAACATTCTTACCCAAAAAAGTAACGGCTTAAATCCTGTCGAAGTGGATTGGGTTTCCGGAGCCTGTATGGTTGTCAGAAGAAAGGCTATAGAAACTGCCGGAATGATGGATGAGCGGTTTTTCATGTATTGGGAAGATGCGGACTGGTGCAGACAAATGTGGAAAAATGGCTGGAAAGTCGTATATTATCCGCAAACATCATTAACCCATTACGTTGGGAAAAGCAGTGAAGAAAAGCCCATTCAATCATTGATACACTTTCACGTGAGCGGTTACAGGCTTTTTGAAAAATATGCAACCGGAGTGTATCGATTGTCAATGCCGGTTGTGATAGGATGCCTGGGATTTCGATGCGGTGGGAAATTATTGATGCGGGTGGGTAAGGATTTCGGGAAAAATATATTTTTATGTCTTACCTGCCTTCTGATCCGTTTACCCTGCCGTATCAGCCGGCAAATACGTAAAGCATTCGCCGGCTGA
- a CDS encoding SapC family protein has protein sequence MSEIFPVSAERHGKKTLLPLSSYAFAAKQNLVPLVASEFSSVIHRFPIVFIKSQEEYGVFALLGLTQGQNLFVDPAGRWVSDYVPATFRRYPFVFASSGDSEKYVLCIDEKSGLLADTGGEPLFTAEGEKAPALEKAMSFVTEYQKSALMSKKLCDTLTEYELLAPLALQLQTDKDKAVKIEGLVRVDEQKLNALESEKFMHLRNTGLLALIYAHFFSLANLQGLANRMKAAKMPRPEKKIAIPNDFTF, from the coding sequence ATGTCAGAGATTTTTCCTGTTTCTGCCGAGCGCCACGGTAAAAAAACGCTTTTGCCTTTGTCTTCATATGCCTTTGCAGCAAAACAGAATTTAGTACCGCTGGTAGCTTCCGAATTTTCGTCGGTAATTCACCGGTTCCCGATCGTTTTTATTAAATCGCAGGAAGAATACGGTGTTTTTGCACTGCTCGGGCTGACCCAGGGACAAAATCTGTTCGTGGACCCGGCAGGCCGGTGGGTGTCTGATTATGTGCCGGCGACTTTCAGACGCTACCCGTTTGTGTTTGCATCATCCGGGGATTCGGAAAAATATGTCCTGTGCATCGATGAAAAGAGCGGCCTGCTGGCCGATACCGGTGGGGAGCCTTTGTTTACCGCTGAGGGTGAGAAGGCGCCGGCCCTGGAAAAAGCCATGTCGTTTGTGACAGAATATCAGAAATCAGCCCTGATGAGCAAAAAACTGTGCGATACGCTGACCGAATACGAATTGCTGGCCCCCCTGGCGCTTCAGCTCCAGACGGATAAGGACAAAGCCGTTAAAATCGAGGGATTGGTGCGCGTTGACGAGCAGAAATTAAACGCCCTGGAATCCGAAAAATTCATGCACCTGCGTAACACCGGTCTGCTGGCCTTGATTTATGCCCATTTTTTTTCGCTGGCAAATCTTCAGGGTCTGGCGAACAGAATGAAGGCGGCCAAAATGCCTCGACCTGAGAAGAAAATAGCCATTCCCAACGACTTTACGTTTTAA
- a CDS encoding type II toxin-antitoxin system HicB family antitoxin encodes MKRYMTAIIEKEGTGYVSLCPELDIASQGETVSEAKKNLQEALELFFECASPEEIEDRLHDEIYITQMEVAVG; translated from the coding sequence ATGAAAAGATATATGACAGCAATTATTGAAAAAGAGGGAACGGGCTATGTTTCTTTATGTCCTGAACTGGATATTGCAAGCCAGGGGGAAACAGTCAGTGAGGCTAAAAAAAATCTTCAGGAAGCGCTTGAACTATTCTTCGAGTGTGCGTCACCAGAAGAGATTGAAGATCGGCTGCATGACGAAATATACATAACTCAAATGGAGGTTGCTGTTGGCTAA
- a CDS encoding AbrB/MazE/SpoVT family DNA-binding domain-containing protein → MRARVIKIGNSQGLRIPKPILEQTGIKDDVEIEVEKNQIIIRPVKNSREGWDNAFKAMAEKGDDTPLIGDENVLSSWDEEEWQW, encoded by the coding sequence ATGAGAGCGCGTGTTATAAAAATTGGTAATTCACAGGGATTGCGTATTCCAAAACCGATACTTGAACAAACCGGAATTAAGGATGATGTTGAAATAGAGGTTGAGAAAAATCAAATCATCATACGCCCGGTAAAAAATTCCAGGGAAGGCTGGGACAATGCTTTTAAGGCAATGGCGGAAAAGGGCGACGACACACCTCTGATCGGGGATGAAAACGTACTGAGTTCATGGGATGAGGAAGAATGGCAATGGTAA